A DNA window from Hordeum vulgare subsp. vulgare chromosome 1H, MorexV3_pseudomolecules_assembly, whole genome shotgun sequence contains the following coding sequences:
- the LOC123407355 gene encoding uncharacterized protein LOC123407355, translating into MTFCSRYIIGFETKHNLALRTEDDEEWVGNHDIAHGSRLFPHSGNPLGRPRNYVLSGVAKVQAHRYVLCNCSDVNSYLRARADEITNGRNLNLDVVERIQNDKFHEWFQAHIKKLEKENGVHSIEKDIRLLARGPVNAAKRYCAFNSRGYHFRPKRLDKETQNSGVMVTAKTSRYDSAHDANAVLQDVTYYGRVIDIVELNYSGQFSVVLFRCEWVNVFSEKGMKKDKYGYTLVNFSHQIHKGEKIEHEPFIFPNQANQVFYVKDELNPGWFVVMKLPKPRDVYDLGNLEWEEETENQSFHVSQLGEILKRKNNDQHWVRTDVEGTIVDATSASSTEE; encoded by the exons ATGACATTTTGTTCAAGATATATTATCGGTTTTGAGACTAAGCATAACTTGGCTTTGAGGACCGAAGATGACGAGGAGTGGGTTGGGAATCATGATATTGCACATGGATCAAGATTATTTCCTCATTCTGGCAATCCACTTGGAAGGCCTAGGAATTATGTTCTGAGCGGTGTGGCTAAAGTACAGGCACATAGATATGTCTTGTGCAATTGCTCTGATGTGAACTCATACCTTAG AGCTCGTGCTGATGAGATAACTAATGGACGCAATTTAAACCTTGATGTTGTTGAGAGGATTCAAAACGATAAGTTCCACGAATGGTTCCAAGCTCAT ATAAAGAAATTGGAGAAGGAAAATGGCGTCCATAGTATTGAAAAGGATATTAGATTGTTGGCCCGGGGCCCAGTTAATGCAGCCAAAAGATATTGCGCTTTCAACTCCCGAGGCTACCATTTTAGGCCTAAACGCTTGGATAAAGAGACACAAAATAGTGGAGTCATGGTAACTGCAAAAACATCTCGTTATGATTCAGCACACGATGCTAATGCAGTTTTACAGGATGTGACGTACTATGGGAGGGTAATTGATATTGTCGAGCTAAATTACTCTGGACAGTTTTCAGTGGTGTTGTTTAGATGTGAATGGGTTAATGTGTTCTCAGAAAAAGGAATGAAAAAAGACAAGTACGGTTACACACTTGTCAATTTCTCACATCAAATACACAAAGGAGAAAAGATTGAGCATGAGCCTTTTATTTTCCCTAACCAGGCGAATCAAGTGTTCTATGTGAAAGATGAATTGAATCCAGGTTGGTTTGTGGTAATGAAGTTGCCAAAGCCTAGAGATGTATATGACTTAGGTAACTTGGAATGGGAAGAGGAGACAGAAAACCAGTCATTTCATGTTTCACAGCTTGGAGAGAttttgaaaagaaagaacaatgaCCAACACTGGGTTAGAACAGACGTTGAGGGGACAATAGTGGATGCTACTAGTGCTTCGAGCACCGAAGAATAG